In Aspergillus fumigatus Af293 chromosome 2, whole genome shotgun sequence, a genomic segment contains:
- a CDS encoding SH3 domain protein: MSSPPFTVKSVFEYTSDHDDDLNFSIGQIITVTAEEDAEWYYGEYTNDSGVKVEGIFPKNFVERYEPPAPPRPTRPSRPKKEANAATPSEPAAAETHVERLPSPGPAPESAPSLEQEPVLEPPRSPPIAVQAPAFEASSPPQPVEAQAPIPAAPPTAPSESSEPKELATKSASKPAPPPVAEKPSGSSFKDRIAAFNKPAAPPIAPYKPGGFGGQNPTSFIKKPFVAPPPSKNFYVPPPREPPPKIYRREEDMEVQQRAMREPPVSESRPATTEATEEGAEDQPKPTSLKERIALLQKQQLEQAARHAEAAQKKEKAKRAPKQRIESQEDRIAVEEQEQEGSGAAPSARDHSVETVKPGPLPEGQLETPPPGPEAASDANDADYSAAADTEDAEETSTSKEDLEDRSGADTHQAPKPEKKEANDKLEQDEGNESDEEEDEEEEEIDPEIKRRMELRERMAKMSGGMGMMGFFGPPGGMPVPGAGPRKPKAAAETEKKTEDSDRAARTTAPPVPVMALPGMNAVRPTAASPSVEKEEDVPQSASVTEQHPPQDIPDVEDVVKEDSSHRVPDETPAAPQERPVPPPPPRETRPAPPPIPQDRPLSPPAVPGDSRPVPPPPKTETSADLGEESDDELSVRAKDLSLNATEAEQEPPAAAQSVSAPPLPDHLDSRRSSTYEPTSPKSPALPSEKRMSRPPPPIPTNPPMSPQFQGRAPPPPPGNIRRRSTADSRTSAVSQPRQAGEDLEGEVTEYDGDYDTDIASGARFKDALKSHGRDSSVDEGTITDDHSLQSPRSPQETRLPPPPPPSAPRAVPPPPPIQPPRSSGGASLESPRGPPPPPPHRELSFGREEDYDPYRYSAPQHGVPAPRVPPVPLGRPESPTVAPSQAAEHDSEDMYDASPAVQSASGRSAAPPLEKRSSFAPPPPTLPPSAPPPSAPRSNRASLDIPRGQPNLRRSMDASRPSIDQGFIAMDVDLAEGSLWWTQPNIPPPVFQNRKDVLFEVEESTSTKRSGKTTISKDVYVLFMDYSQTVITVAYDARNPSDVSLEQRHEPPPLQPRQDQLEKAHAQFGTRISDAVNTIQNTTVSDGTPFGLVQHLLSPLKDALLPVGTRAYGALVYANLANASVQQNDEIRAGDIVTFRNARFQGHRGTMHQKYNAEVGKPDHVGIVVDWDGTKKKIRAWEQGRESKKVKVESFKLNDLRSGECKVWRVMPRSWVGWES; encoded by the exons ATGTCCAGCCCGCCGTTCACGGTCAAATCGGTCTTCGAGTATACTTCGGACCATGATGATGACCTTAATTTCTCAATCGGCCAAATCATAACCGTTACTGCCGAGGAAGATGCGGAGTGGTACTATGGCGAGTACACGAATGACTCGGGGGTCAAGGTAGAAGGCATCTTCCCGAAGAATTTCGTGGAGAGGTATGAACCTCCTGCCCCCCCGCGGCCGACACGCCCTAGCAGACCAAAGAAAGAAGCCAATGCTGCCACTCCATCCGAACCTGCTGCTGCGGAAACTCATGTAGAACGCCTTCCCTCTCCGGGACCAGCACCGGAGAGCGCCCCTTCGCTCGAACAGGAACCTGTCCTCGAACCGCCCAGATCACCTCCGATTGCTGTGCAAGCGCCGGCATTTGAGGCCTCTTCCCCGCCACAGCCAGTCGAAGCTCAAGCTCCAATTCCGGCGGCCCCGCCCACCGCTCCCTCGGAGTCAAGTGAGCCGAAAGAGCTAGCCACCAAATCGGCATCTAAACCAGCACCTCCCCCGGTCGCAGAGAAACCTAGTGGGTCATCATTTAAGGACCGGATCGCGGCTTTCAACAAACCTGCTGCGCCGCCTATCGCGCCTTACAAGCCAGGGGGCTTCGGCGGCCAGAATCCGACCTCATTCATCAAAAAACCGTTTGTTGCGCCACCCCCAAGCAAGAATTTCTATGTGCCTCCGCCCAGAGAGCCGCCTCCAAAGATCTATCGGCgggaggaggatatggaAGTACAGCAGCGTGCTATGCGCGAGCCTCCGGTTTCTGAAAGCAGACCTGCAACCACCGAGGCGACTGAAGAAGGGGCGGAAGACCAGCCCAAGCCAACCAGCTTAAAAGAGAGAATCGCTCTTTTGCAGAAGCAGCAATTGGAGCAAGCGGCTCGCCATGCTGAAGCAGCtcagaagaaggagaaagctAAGAGGGCCCCTAAGCAGCGTATTGAATCTCAGGAGGACCGCATCGCTGTggaagaacaggagcaggaaggcTCTGGTGCAGCTCCATCGGCGAGGGATCACAGTGTCGAGACCGTGAAGCCTGGCCCTCTGCCTGAGGGACAGTTAGAGACGCCTCCGCCTGGACCAGAGGCGGCCAGTGATGCTAACGACGCTGACTACTCCGCTGCCGCTGATACTGAAGATGCGGAAGAGACTTCGACAAGcaaggaagaccttgaaGATCGTTCTGGGGCCGATACTCATCAGGCACCGAAGCCTGAGAAAAAGGAGGCTAACGACAAGCTTGAACAGGACGAGGGAAATGagagtgatgaagaagaggacgaggaagaggaagagatcGACCCCGAAATCAAGCGTAGGATGGAGCTCAGGGAAAGGATGGCCAAGATGAGCGGTGGTATGGGTATGATGGGGTTCTTTGGTCCTCCTGGTGGGATGCCTGTTCCGGGCGCTGGGCCTCGCAAACCAAAGGCCGCTGCGgagacagagaaaaagacGGAAGACTCAGATCGGGCTGCTAGAACAACTGCTCCACCAGTCCCCGTGATGGCGCTGCCGGGAATGAACGCCGTTAGGCCAACAGCAGCTTCTCCAAGCgtagagaaggaagaggatgtGCCTCAATCTGCTTCAGTTACCGAACAGCATCCTCCTCAGGATATTCCTGATGTAGAAGACGTCGTGAAGGAGGATTCTTCTCATCGGGTTCCTGATGAGACGCCTGCCGCACCTCAGG AGCGTCCAGTACCCCCGCCTCCCCCGAGAGAAACACGGCCGGCCCCGCCTCCAATTCCTCAGGACCGGCCGCTCTCTCCGCCGGCTGTTCCAGGTG ATTCTCGACCtgtccctcctccgccgaaGACTGAGACTTCTGCTGATCTCGGTGAAGAATCGGACGACGAACTTTCTGTACGTGCGAAGGATCTCTCATTGAATGCCACCGAAGCAGAGCAGGAacctcctgcagctgctcagTCGGTTTCAGCTCCTCCCCTTCCCGACCATCTCGATTCGCGACGCTCCTCAACCTACGAACCTACTTCTCCGAAGTCTCCTGCTCTCCCCTCGGAGAAGAGAATGAGTCGCCCGCCTCCGCCGATCCCAACAAATCCACCGATGTCACCACAGTTCCAGGGCAGGGCTCCTCCGCCACCTCCTGGCAACATCCGCCGTAGATCAACAGCGGATAGCAGAACAAGCGCGGTCTCGCAACCTCGCCAAGCtggtgaagatcttgagGGAGAAGTCACCGAGTATGATGGGGATTACGATACGGATATCGCGTCTGGAGCCAGATTCAAAGATGCCTTGAAATCTCATGGCCGCGATTCTAGCGTTGACGAAGGTACTATTACCGATGACCATTCTCTTCAGTCTCCACGAAGCCCTCAAGAGACgcgccttcctcctccaccacctccttctGCGCCCAGAGCCGTTCCCCCGCCGCCACCCATTCAGCCGCCAAGGAGCAGCGGAGGCGCTTCTCTTGAGTCTCCTAGAGggccaccaccgccgcctcctcaCAGAGAGCTGTCAtttggaagggaagaagattATGATCCGTATCGCTATTCTGCCCCTCAGCATGGTGTGCCCGCACCGAGAGTGCCACCCGTGCCTCTTGGCCGCCCAGAGTCACCCACGGTGGCTCCTTCGCAGGCTGCTGAACATGATTCCGAGGACATGTACGACGCGTCTCCCGCCGTTCAAAGCGCCTCGGGGAGATCAGCAGCTCCGCCTCTGGAAAAGAGATCTTCTTTTgcgcctccgcctcccacTCTGCCGCCTAGTGCGCCACCTCCGTCAGCGCCACGAAGTAATCGTGCATCTTTAGACATTCCTAGAGGCCAGCCTAATCTGCGGAGATCTATGGATGCATCTCGTCCATCCATAGATCAAGGCTTCATTGCTATGGATGTGGATCTGGCGGAAGGCTCTCTCTGGTGGACGCAGCCTAATATCCCCCCACCTGTTTTCCAAAATCGCAAGGATGTTCTTTTTGAAGTGGAGGAATCGACGTCCACTAAGCGGAGCGGAAAGACCACGATTTCCAAAGATGTCTATGTCCTGTTCATGGACTATTCACAAACCGTGATCACAGTGGCATATGACGCCCGAAATCCTTCGGATGTGTCCTTGGAGCAGCGGCACGAACCTCCACCGCTGCAGCCGCGCCAGGACCAGCTTGAGAAGGCGCATGCGCAATTTGGTACACGTATCTCGGATGCTGTGAACACTATTCAGAATACAACGGTCTCAGATGGTACTCCGTTTGGCTTGGTCCAGCATCTGCTTAGTCCATTGAAAGATGCACTCCTCCCTGTCGGTACACGCGCCTATGGTGCTTTGGTTTACGCGAATTTGGCCAATGCATCTGTGCAACAGAACGACGAGATCCGAGCTGGAGATATTGTCACTTTCCGCAACGCGCGGTTTCAAGGCCACCGAGGCACGATGCATCAGAAATACAATGCTGAAGTCGGTAAGCCGGATCATGTCGGTATTGTCGTTGACTGGGATGGTACCAAGAAAAAGATCCGCGCATGGGaacaaggcagagaaagcAAGAAGGTGAAGGTGGAGAGCTTCAAGCTCAATGATTTGCGAAGTGGAGAATGCAAGGTGTGGCGAGTTATGCCTCGAAGCTGGGTAGGCTGGGAGAGTTGA
- the cwc25 gene encoding U2-type spliceosomal complex subunit CWC25 translates to MGGDLNLKKSWHPSLLRNQERVWAEEKRALEERKRIEQLRREREEERQIQELQRLQEASGKGRQLNRVDWMYQAPSSATGHYAEEMEGYLLGKRRIDGILLKNDESKKLEKGTDVVGANAAPPPVNNPRDTMAKVMADPLLEIKKREQAAYENMVKESVRRSQHIRDKDRDRDRERRRDRGDRDRSRDRDRSHRRSRHEDEDAHRSHRHRSHRHRSRSPLSPDRSDRKRGDDRDYRDERDRRDDRRDEHRGHDRRDDRRSERDRRADRGDEDRHSSRYKDRDDRYDHSTRRRSYADRSPSPRRGNHYYDRRRTEDRSDGYHRDSRNHDRPEFYRGNDRKVNKEPRDSNLRERSSNTRDEVAGNKEKVLEEERKKKLAEMMSNADELEQKRLQRIAEVTAMEEKEREADEKQRSERGRFVGQLHRQLQEDSLDDRIRRSRGGLERMED, encoded by the exons ATGGGTGGCGATCTGAATTTAAAGAA ATCATGGCATCCGTCGCTGCTCCGCAATCAGGAGCGCGTGTGGGCGGAAGAGAAACGAGCCCTAGAGGAACGCAAACGCATCGAGCAACTCCGTCGTGAACGGGAAGAAGAGCGCCAGATCCAAGAACTACAGCGCTTGCAAGAAGCTTCGGGGAAAGGTCGCCAGCTGAACCGGGTCGATTGGATGTACCAGGCGCCATCGAGCGCAACAGGTCACTATgctgaagagatggaaggatACCTATTGGGCAAGCGCCGTATTGATGGGATTCTGCTCAAAAATGATgagagcaagaagctggagaaggggACTGATGTCGTGGGGGCTAATGCCGCCCCGCCACCTGTGAATAACCCCCGGGACACCATGGCGAAGGTCATGGCGGATCCGTTGCTCGAGATCAAGAAACGCGAGCAGGCTGCTTATGAGAATATGGTGAAGGAGTCGGTGAGACGGAGTCAGCATATCCGTGACAAGGATCGTGATAGGGATAGGGAACGCCGTCGTGACCGTGGTGACCGAGATCGGAGTCGCGATCGGGATCGCAGCCATAGACGTTCGAgacatgaagatgaggatgcgCACCGTTCTCACCGCCATCGATCACATCGGCACAGGTCTCGGTCTCCCTTGTCGCCAGACCGGTCCGACAGGAAACGGGGGGATGATCGCGATTACAGAGACGAGAGAGATAGACGGGATGATCGCAGAGATGAGCACAGAGGCCATGATCGGAGGGATGATCGTCGGAGTGAGAGAGACCGCAGAGCGGATAGGGGCGACGAAGACCGACATTCCAGCAGATACAAGGACCGTGATGACCGATATGACCACTCCACGCGGCGACGATCATATGCAGATCGttcgccatctcctcgacgCGGCAATCACTACTATGATAGACGCCGAACAGAGGACAGGAGCGATGGATATCACAGAGACTCTCGAAACCATGATCGGCCAGAATTCTACCGAGGCAACGACAGGAAAGTTAACAAGGAACCCAGAGACTCGAATCTTAGGGAACGCAGCTCGAATACTAGAGATGAAGTTGCTGGTAACAAAGAAAAGGTTCTGGAAGAGGAACGCAAaaagaagctggctgagaTGATGTCCAACGCAGACGAGTTGGAACAAAAGCGTCTTCAGCGCATTGCCGAGGTCACAGCtatggaagaaaaagagcgCGAAGCAGACGAAAAGCAGCGCTCTGAACGGGGCCGCTTTGTTGGTCAACTCCATCGTCAGCTCCAGGAAGATAGTCTGGACGATCGGATTCGACGCAGTCGAGGTGGcttggagaggatggaggatTAG
- a CDS encoding SDR family oxidoreductase, producing the protein MVKVLLTGGSGFIAAHCIDVLLARGYDVVVTVRSEEKGQKILEAHPNTPKERLSFVIVKDVAADGAFDEAVKSNPPFDYVLHTASPFHFNVIDPVKDFLDPAIKGTTGILKAIKAYAPTVKRVVITSSFAAIINPKQHAKEYSEENWNPVTWEEALDPSATYRGSKTFAEKAAWDFVEKEKPNFDIATINPPLVLGPIVHYLNSLDAINTSNKRIAEMVRGHCKDGLPPTGTFLWVDVRDVALAHVRAIEVPEAGGQRFFLTAGYFSNKAVANIIREAYPEIADRLPPKDSPDDTPADVYGFNNKKSIEVLGIQYRSLEQSVTETVKSLLAVGA; encoded by the exons ATGGTTAAAGTTCTTCTGACTG GAGGAAGTGGCTTCATCGCTGCTCATTGTATCGATGTGCTGCTGGCACGCGG ATATGATGTTGTAGTGACTGTTCGATCCGAGGAGAAGGGCCAGAAGATTCTCGAAGCTCATCCCAATACGCCAAAGGAGAGGCTGTCTTTTGTTATTGTCAAAGATGTTGCAGCAGATGGAGCTTTCGATGAG GCTGTCAAATCTAATCCACCATTCGACTATGTCCTTCACACTGCGTCTCCTTTCCACTTTAATGTTATCGATCCCGTGAAGGACTTTCTGGACCCTGCAATTAAGGGAACAACAGGTATTCTCAAGGCGATCAAGGCCTACGCACCAACAGTCAAGAGAGTCGTTATCACCTCATCTTTTGCGGCGATTATCAATCCCAAGCAGCATGCAAAGGAGTACAGCGAGGAGAACTGGAACCCCGTTACCTGGGAGGAAGCGCTGGATCCTTCTGCAACCTACAGAGGTAGTAAG ACTTTTGCAGAAAAGGCTGCTTGGGACTTTGTCGAGAAAGAGAAACCCAACTTTGACATTGCAACCATCAACCCACCGTTGGTGCTGGGTCCAATCGTGCATTACTTGAACTCGCTCGACGCCATCAACACTTCCAATAAGCGGATTGCCGAGATGGTCCGCGGCCATTGCAAAGACGGCCTTCCGCCTACGGGCACATTCCTATGGGTAGATGTTCGTGATGTTGCTCTGGCACACGTCAGAGCTATCGAAGTCCCAGAAGCAGGCGGCCAAAGATTTTTCCTCACGGCCGGTTATTTCTCAAATAAGGCTGTCGCTAATATCATTCGCGAAGCATATCCTGAGATTGCTGATAGACTACCCCCCAAGGACTCGCCAGATGATACTCCGGCTGATGTTTACGGGTTTAACAACAAGAAATCAATCGAGGTCTTGGGAATCCAGTACCGGTCATTGGAGCAATCGGTTACAGAAACAGTCAAGTCGTTGTTGGCTGTTGGGGCATGA
- a CDS encoding 40S ribosomal eS17 domain-containing protein: protein MNISNIVIKLTESAVNGTNLAINTHLIRVSTHQALQYSKKIEGLGLVSEHPSRQHTTAKMGRVRTKTVKRSAKVIIERYYPKLTLDFETNKRLCDEIAIIASKRLRNKIAGYTTHLMKRIQRGPVRGISFKLQEEERERKDQYVPEVSALDVSQTESGQLDVDADTKDLLKSMGFDNLKVNVVNVSQHQVQERPRRFR, encoded by the exons ATGAACATTTCGAATATCGTTATAAAACTCACAGAAAGTGCTGTCAATGGCACAAATTTAGCAATCAATACTCATCTGA TTAGGGTTTCCACACACCAGGCTCTCCAATATAGCAAGAAAATAGAAGGATTAGGTCTCGTCTCCGAACATCCATCCCGCCAGCACACAACCGCCAAAATGGGTCGCGTTAGAACCAAG ACAGTCAAGAGGTCCGCCAAGGTCATCATCGAGCGCTACTACCCCAAGTTGACGCTCGACTTTGAGACCAACAAGCGTCTTTGCGATGAGATCGCTATCATTGCCTCCAAGCGCCTTCGCAACAAG ATTGCTGGTTACACCACCCACCTTATGAAGCGTATCCAGCGTGGCCCTGTCCGCGGTATCTCTTTcaagctgcaggaggaggagcgtgaGCGCAAGGATCAGTACGTTCCTGAGGTTTCCGCTCTGGATGTTTCCCAGACCGAGTCCGGCCAGCTCGATGTCGATGCCGACACCAAGGACCTTCTCAAGTCCATGGGC TTCGACAATCTCAAGGTCAACGTTGTCAACGTCTCCCAACATCAGGTTCAGGAGCGCCCCCGCCGCTTCCGGTAG
- a CDS encoding Rtr1/RPAP2 family protein phosphatase has translation MPANKPILKTSLPTAHAASSTAALQKPNNARRAPPKSKALEQQKGQPTNRPNVDPRHLAIAMHHAHQIQAQKDTEALILDRILELVNFPSSLTVDPAAPSAEDARAFKAALVPFQPADYDNLILERNIEGLCGYGLCPHEHRKEDTKGKFRITWGAKGSGPGGRGREMNIVPKEKLEMWCSDECAERAMYIRVQLAEEPAWERRDGRHAKELVLLEEDRARARKGKSKMSSSATLKEVTGQLEGLNMEGTEGPNDLANAISGISLDAARFRELAMERGDANPALQAGRVDIAIRENEGLSQHVTPPQMRPGDDKGGSIEGYVPKEI, from the coding sequence ATGCCGGCTAATAAACCTATTCTCAAAACTTCTCTTCCAACTGCGCATGCAGCctcctcaacagcagcattaCAAAAGCCTAACAATGCACGTCGTGCGCCACCCAAGTCCAAGGCGCTTGAGCAGCAAAAGGGCCAACCTACGAACAGGCCAAACGTCGATCCACGGCATCTCGCAATCGCCATGCATCATGCTCACCAGATTCAGGCACAGAAAGATACAGAAGCTCTAATTCTGGACCGTATCCTCGAGCTTGTCAATTTTCCTTCTTCGCTGACAGTGGACCCGGCCGCTCCGTCTGCTGAAGACGCTCGAGCTTTCAAAGCAGCCCTTGTTCCCTTCCAACCTGCCGATTACGATAATTTGATTCTTGAGCGAAACATCGAGGGCCTTTGTGGATATGGTTTATGTCCCCACGAGCACCGCAAAGAGGACACTAAAGGCAAGTTCAGAATCACATGGGGCGCTAAGGGTAGTGGTCCCGGGGGTCGTGGCCGCGAGATGAATATTGTCCCGAAAGAGAAGCTCGAAATGTGGTGTTCGGATGAATGCGCCGAACGAGCGATGTATATACGGGTGCAGTTGGCAGAGGAACCTGCATGGGAGCGCCGGGATGGGAGACACGCCAAGGAGCTCGTATTACTCGAAGAAGACAGAGCAAGGGCACGGAAAGGAAAGAGCAAGATGAGCAGTTCAGCCACCTTGAAAGAAGTCACTGGTCAACTGGAAGGCCTCAACATGGAAGGGACTGAAGGGCCGAATGATCTTGCCAACGCCATCTCGGGCATATCCCTTGATGCCGCTCGCTTTCGTGAGCTTGCCATGGAACGTGGAGACGCAAATCCAGCTCTTCAAGCCGGCAGAGTGGATATAGCAATTAGAGAGAACGAGGGTCTTTCGCAACACGTCACGCCCCCCCAAATGCGGCCAGGCGatgacaaaggaggctccATTGAAGGCTACGTGCCAAAGGAAATCTGA
- a CDS encoding mitochondrial 37S ribosomal protein bS1m: MATARLSPTANLLRKSRLFALPSALPLPQQDATSKTVFESNTATLPHPIRASIVTPASSLARGDWGLKRPLPAKSTSEKSSRPVIRLNVLDTFEHVTDFESAADHTVTLEKFQELHMPMSLPSKVNYATSMVPRHQSPFESVVDNTDTSKSLQEPGAKQFRHSGPWLAGQTEAEFNAYLNKVRARKPELLQKLREHFITKRTAERRKQAQDNGEDLEALGPLNVTEEEFQRYIKSLRADPFSLGPVVFELLDLPSPPAVPSDRIGHKYYQSPGTKLSSAEYAVSGPPKTHPSAGLSYTRSHALIYNHPKFGPQAYQRPVQARILRPKGRFKGKTSKAIAGVGGIAVEDLNAMTFIEQGSPAGLGYFDASIPGGAKYWVTPIRASVDSDGRIALASYRASATAKAPYGIEEYQKPSSTSISPAARTDQRVVPRLDNLANLSYVRRGQDSAADQPEKDREDVARNLLRTLSSI, encoded by the coding sequence ATGGCGACGGCTAGGTTATCGCCGACGGCGAATCTTCTTCGGAAGTCCCGTCTTTTTGCGCTTCCCTCAGCCTTACCGTTGCCCCAACAAGATGCAACCTCGAAGACCGTTTTCGAATCCAACACCGCAACCTTGCCTCATCCGATCCGAGCATCCATTGTCACCCCGGCTTCATCGCTAGCGAGAGGAGATTGGGGTTTGAAGCGACCGCTTCCTGCAAAATCGACATCGGAAAAGTCGTCCCGGCCTGTCATCCGCCTCAACGTACTCGACACGTTTGAACATGTCACAGACTTCGAATCCGCCGCCGACCACACGGTGACCTTGGAGAAATTCCAGGAGCTTCACATGCCCATGTCCCTTCCTTCCAAGGTCAACTACGCGACTAGCATGGTGCCTAGACATCAAAGCCCCTTCGAATCCGTGGTTGACAATACAGATACGAGCAAAAGCCTTCAGGAGCCTGGTGCTAAACAGTTCAGACATTCTGGGCCTTGGCTCGCGGGACAGACAGAGGCGGAATTCAACGCTTATCTAAATAAAGTGCGCGCGAGGAAGCCTGAGCTACTTCAGAAGCTTCGTGAACACTTCATTACCAAGCGAACTGCTGAGCGCAGAAAGCAAGCGCAGGATAACGGCGAGGATCTAGAAGCACTTGGTCCGCTCAATGTCACCGAGGAAGAGTTTCAAAGGTACATCAAATCGCTGCGAGCCGATCCCTTCTCTCTTGGCCCCGTGGTATTTGAACTGTTGGATCTTCCCTCGCCCCCTGCCGTCCCTAGCGACCGTATCGGGCACAAGTACTACCAGTCTCCTGGTACCAAACTCTCCTCTGCGGAGTATGCTGTATCTGGTCCTCCGAAGACACACCCTTCTGCTGGTCTCTCATATACGCGGTCTCACGCTCTGATCTACAACCACCCGAAGTTCGGTCCGCAGGCATACCAACGCCCTGTGCAGGCCCGTATCCTGCGGCCGAAGGGTCGGTTCAAGGGCAAAACATCTAAGGCTATTGCCGGTGTTGGTGGTATTGCGGTGGAAGATCTTAATGCTATGACTTTCATTGAACAAGGCTCGCCAGCAGGTCTTGGGTACTTCGACGCATCTATACCTGGTGGTGCAAAGTACTGGGTTACTCCCATCCGTGCTTCGGTGGACTCGGATGGTAGAATCGCCCTCGCGTCATACCGGGCTAGCGCCACTGCTAAAGCGCCTTATGGTATTGAGGAATACCAGAAGCCAAGCTCGACAAGTATCTCCCCGGCCGCTCGTACGGACCAGCGTGTGGTGCCCAGGTTGGACAATTTGGCAAATTTGTCCTATGTTCGGAGGGGACAGGATTCTGCGGCAGATCAGCCCGAAAAAGATAGAGAAGACGTTGCGCGGAACCTTTTGAGGACCCTCAGCTCTATTTGA